Proteins encoded in a region of the Pelmatolapia mariae isolate MD_Pm_ZW linkage group LG6, Pm_UMD_F_2, whole genome shotgun sequence genome:
- the LOC134628486 gene encoding proto-oncogene vav-like isoform X1: MELWRQCAMWLIDCRVLPENHRVTLEGAQVCDLAQALRDGVLLCQLLNNLLPQAVNLREINLRPQMSQFLCLKNIRTFLGVCQDKFHLKKNELFEAFDLFDVRDFGKVIDTLSTLSHSSIAVQRGFQPFPLEGCTLDEEIYSGLSDQIDDTVDEDDDLYDFVEDEENEGDEIYEDLMRTDEPPETQQKTGVDKRECCLQEIRQTEEKYSETLQSILQHFMKPLQRFLQAQDIESIFINIQDLAKTHSELLEEVQNSILNNGARNLFQVFVNYKERLLLYGRYCSQVEAATKHLDKLSNAREDIRMKLEECSKRANSGRFSLRDLLMVPMQRVLKYHLLLQELLKHTTDSTEKENLRTALDAMRDLAQSVNEVKRDNEIIKQITTFQLSIENMTQSLALYGRPKIDGELKICSSEKRSKQDRYAFLFDKAVFICKKKSGETFELKEIIELHSYQIRDETTGEKDNKKWSYLFLLLDCYGRSGYDLFFKTRELKKKWLEQFEMALSNMSPENSTANNHDFQMYCFEETTSCKACSMLLRGIFFQGYRCTRCKMAAHKECLGRVPACGRNSDHSVSAKKNKAQRSSGHSSIGYPKMEVNQEYYGMPPPPVGFGQALHLSRGDVIELTRADAELPWWEGRNLTSGLMGWFPCQKVQPYLSVSTIQQPRPTQDLSGFNWFAGNMDRTAAKNLLMSRSDGTFLVRQKDGGEYAISIKFNMDIRHIKITSSEGLYRINDKKAFKDLVEMIQYYQQTSLKEYFKDLDTTLCIPFKQPEQSNLSDNMPNFTPGGSMRSFGVARARYDFSARDRSELSLREGDTIKILSKKGHSGWWKGEVYGRVGFFPANYVEEDYSDYC, encoded by the exons ttcctGTGTTTAAAGAATATCCGGACATTCCTGGGAGTTTGTCAAGACAAGTTTCATCTGAAGAAGAATGAACTATTTGAAGCCTTTGATCTGTTTGATGTTCGGGACTTTGGAAAG GTCATAGATACGTTGTCCACCCTGTCTCATTCGTCCATTGCTGTCCAAAGAGGATTTCA GCCTTTCCCTTTAGAGGGATGCACTCTTGATGAGGAGATCTACAGCGGCCTGTCTGACCAGATAGA TGATACAGTGGACGAAGATGATGACTTGTACGACTTTGTGGAGGATGAGGAGAACGAAGGAGATGAGATCTATGAAGACTTGATGAGGACAGATGAACCGCCTGAAACT CAGCAGAAAACTGGTGTGGACAAGAGAGAGTGCTGCCTGCAGGAGATCAGACAGACGGAAGAGAAATACTCAGAAACACTGCAATCTATACTACAG CACTTTATGAAGCCTCTTCAAAGGTTTCTCCAGGCACAAGACATTGAAAGTATCTTCATCAACATACAG gattTGGCTAAGACCCATTCTGAATTGCTAGAAGAAGTTCAGAACTCTATCCTAAATAATGGAGCCAGGAATCTGTTCCAGGTGTTTGTGAACTACAAGGAGAG GCTGTTACTGTACGGTCGTTACTGCAGTCAGGTGGAGGCAGCAACAAAACACCTTGACAAGCTTTCAAATGCGAGGGAGGATATCAGGATGAAACTGGAG gaGTGTTCAAAGAGAGCAAACAGTGGACGTTTTTCTCTACGAGATTTACTCATGGTCCCCATGCAGAGAGTCCTCAAATACCACCTGCTATTACAG GAGCTGTTAAAACACACCACTGACTCAACAGAGAAGGAGAACCTGCGAACAGCTCTAGATGCCATGAGA gaTCTGGCGCAGAGTGTGAATGAGGTGAAACGAGACAATGAGATCATCAAGCAAATCACCACCTTTCAGCTTTCCATAGAAAACATG ACTCAGTCTCTAGCTCTCTACGGTCGTCCCAAAATCGATGGGGAGCTAAAGATCTGCAGCTCAGAGAAAAGATCGAAACAGGACAG GTATGCGTTCCTCTTTGATAAAGCCGTGTTTATTTGTAAGAAGAAGAGTGGAGAAACTTTTGAGCTGAAGGAGATCATTGAACTACACAGCTACCAGATACGAGATGAAACcacaggagagaaggacaataAAAAG TGGTCCTATTTGTTCCTCTTGTTGGATTGCTACGGAAGGTCTGGCTATGATTTATTCTTCAAAACCagagaactgaagaaaaaatgGCTGGAACAGTTTGAGATGGCTCT GTCAAATATGAGTCCTGAGAACTCCACAGCAAATAACCATGACTTCCAGATGTACTGCTTTGAGGAAACTACCTCCTGCAAAGCTTGCTCAATGTTGTTAAG GGGGATATTTTTTCAGGGCTATCGCTGCACTCGCTGTAAGATGGCAGCGCATAAAGAGTGTTTAGGCAGAGTACCTGCCTGTGGACGAAACTCAG ATCATTCTGTTTCTGCAAAAAAG AATAAAGCTCAAAGGTCCTCTGGTCATTCCAGCATTG GATATCCTAAGATGGAGGTAAATCAGGAGTATTATGGCATGCCGCCGCCTCCTGTGGGCTTCGGCCAAGCGCTTCATCTCTCCAGAGGGGACGTCATTGAGCTGACCCGCGCTGACGCAGAGCTGCCCTGGTGGGAG GGAAGAAATCTAACCAGTGGTCTAATGGGATGGTTCCCTTGCCAAAAGGTTCAGCCCTACCTCTCTGTGAGTACAATCCAGCAGCCA AGGCCAACCCAAGACCTATCTGGCTTCAACTG GTTTGCGGGAAACATGGACCGCACAGCCGCCAAAAACCTATTAATGTCCCGCTCTGATGGTACCTTCCTCGTGCGGCAGAAAGATGGAGGAGAGTATGCTATCAGCATTAA GTTCAACATGGACATCAGACACATTAAGATCACCTCTAGTGAAGGTCTCTACCGCATCAACGACAAGAAGGCCTTCAAGGATCTAGTA GAGATGATTCAGTATTACCAGCAGACCTCATTGAAGGAGTACTTTAAGGACCTGGACACCACACTTTGTATACCTTTCAAACAACCGGAGCAAAGCAACCTGTCTGACAACATGCCCAATTTCACACCAG GGGGCAGCATGAGGAGCTTTGGCGTCGCAAGGGCCAGGTACGACTTCTCGGCCAGGGACCGCTCCGAGCTCTCGCTGCGGGAAGGAGACACCATCAAGATCCTTTCCAAGAAGGGTCACAGTGGCTGGTGGAAAGGAGAGGTGTACGGCCGG GTGGGGTTCTTTCCAGCCAACTATGTGGAGGAGGATTACTCTGACTACTGCTGA
- the ubl5 gene encoding ubiquitin-like protein 5, with translation MIEVVCNDRLGKKVRVKCNSEDTIGDLKKLIAAQTGTRHDKIVLKKWYTIFKDHVSLGDYEIHDGMNLELYYQ, from the exons ATGATCGAAGTGGTTTGCAACGACCGTCTAGGCAAGAAAGTCCGGGTCAAGTGCAA CTCTGAGGATACCATCGGAGATCTGAAGAAGCTCATAGCTGCCCAGACAGGAACACGGCATGATAAGATCGTGTTAAAGAAATG GTACACCATATTCAAGGACCACGTGTCTCTGGGTGACT ATGAAATCCACGATGGGATGAACCTTGAGCTGTACTACCAGTAA
- the LOC134629689 gene encoding perforin-1-like: MHFWSVTEAMLFFSTPPPICLILLLSYNSPVLSCQTGNNSECESAPFVPGYNLVGEGFDLVRLRRTSAYVADVRTYLTPDGDCTLCTNPLQGNRLQKVPVSVVDWRAFRQCNTVVDSSIHNYVGSLMKAVLDHDGLNLNIVLSDRLFVGGTRSEAFKFAAARAEEDRYTFSVHGITCKYYSFRVASRPPLSPEFKRDVDNLPSHYNSATSDQYYRLIHTYGTHYIHKVFLGGQLRRITAARTCLSRLNGLNSHEFHACLSKGFSVGLGKEKLYSVEQSCMKVLQNKDETTWYGAGLHQHHTEVIGGNDWSGDFALNVDDSVGFRNWLNSLKNLPDSVSYSLLALYELMPTEAKKEGMKTALNEYLNDNIMLSVENPPSCQDLVNLDTNCCPIKARRGVLIVTKIQAWDLSGDTWGTSDR, from the exons ATGCATTTTTGG TCTGTGACTGAAGCTATGCTCTTCTTTTCAACCCCACCTCCTATCTGCCTGATCCTCCTTCTGTCATACAACTCCCCTGTTCTCTCCTGTCAAACTGGGAACAACAGCGAGTGTGAGTCTGCTCCCTTTGTACCAGGTTACAACCTGGTGGGGGAGGGATTCGACTTGGTCAGGCTGAGACGAACATCAGCCTATGTGGCTGATGTGAGGACCTACCTGACTCCAGATGGCGACTGTACTCTCTGTACCAACCCCCTTCAAGGCAACAGGCTgcagaaa GTGCCAGTCTCTGTAGTGGACTGGCGTGCATTCAGGCAGTGCAACACTGTTGTTGACAGCAGTATACACAACTATGTTGG CTCACTGATGAAG GCGGTGCTTGATCACGATGGCCTAAATTTGAATATAGTTCTGAGTGATCGCTTGTTTGTGGGAGGAACACGTTCCGAAGCATTTAAATTTGCTGCAGCAAGGGCTGAAGAGGATCGGTACACCTTCAGTGTACATGGGATCACCTGCAAATATTATAG TTTCCGTGTAGCAAGCAGACCACCTTTAAGCCCAGAGTTCAAGAGGGATGTGGACAATCTGCCAAGTCACTACAATTCCGCCACCAGCGATCAGTATTACAGACTGATACATACCTATGGCACGCACTACATCCACAAG GTTTTCCTTGGGGGCCAACTAAGGAGAATCACAGCTGCACGAACCTGTTTGTCCAGACTGAACGGACTAAACTCACATGAG ttTCACGCCTGTTTATCAAAGGGATTTTCGGTTGGCTTGGGGAAGGAAAAATTATATAGTGTTGAACAGTCTTGCATGAAGGTCCTACAAAACAAGGATGAGACTACTTGGTACGGTGCTGGTCTCCATCAACACCACACTGAGGTGATAGGAGGCAATGATTGGTCAGGGGATTTTGCCCTCAATGTTGATGACTCTGTGGGCTTCAGAAATTGGCTGAACAGCTTGAAGAATCTCCCAGACTCTGTTTCATACTCCCTTCTGGCATTGTATGAGCTGATGCCAACTGAGGCAAAAAAGGAAGGGATGAAGACTGCTTTGAATGAGTACTTAAATGATAACATCATGCTTTCCGTAGAAAATCCCCCATCTTGTCAGGACCTAGTTAACCTGGATACAAACTGCTGTCCTATAAAGGCTAGGAGGGGAGTACTGATTGTGACCAAAATTCAAGCCTGGGATCTGTCGGGAGACACTTGGGGTACGTCTGACAGGTGA
- the pin1 gene encoding peptidyl-prolyl cis-trans isomerase NIMA-interacting 1: MADEENLPPGWEKRMSRSSGKVYYFNHITNASQWERPVGDGRGEPDKVRCSHLLVKHNQSRRPSSWREQNITRSKDEALDLIQKYIEQIKSGQEKFESLASQFSDCSSAKNGGDLGLFGRGQMQKPFEDASFALKVGDMSGPVFTDSGVHIILRTG; the protein is encoded by the exons ATGGCAGACGAGGAGAACCTACCGCCCGGATGGGAGAAAAGAATGAGCCGCAGTTCAG GCAAAGTGTACTACTTCAACCACATCACTAATGCCAGCCAGTGGGAACGTCCAGTGGGAGACGGACGTGGCGAGCCAGATAAG gtaCGCTGCTCTCATCTCTTGGTGAAGCATAATCAGTCGCGTCGTCCATCTTCCTGGAGGGAACAAAACATTACACGATCTAAAGATGAGGCCTTGGATTTGATTCAGA AGTACATAGAACAGATCAAGTCTGGACAGGAGAAGTTTGAGTCCCTGGCTTCTCAGTTTAGCGACTGCAGCTCCGCTAAGAATGGTGGAGATCTGGGACTGTTTGGTAGAG GTCAGATGCAGAAGCCTTTTGAAGACGCCTCCTTTGCTCTCAAAGTGGGAGACATGAGCGGCCCTGTTTTTACTGACTCTGGAGTCCACATCATCTTACGCACTGGTTGA
- the LOC134628486 gene encoding proto-oncogene vav-like isoform X2: MELWRQCAMWLIDCRVLPENHRVTLEGAQVCDLAQALRDGVLLCQLLNNLLPQAVNLREINLRPQMSQFLCLKNIRTFLGVCQDKFHLKKNELFEAFDLFDVRDFGKVIDTLSTLSHSSIAVQRGFQPFPLEGCTLDEEIYSGLSDQIDDTVDEDDDLYDFVEDEENEGDEIYEDLMRTDEPPETQKTGVDKRECCLQEIRQTEEKYSETLQSILQHFMKPLQRFLQAQDIESIFINIQDLAKTHSELLEEVQNSILNNGARNLFQVFVNYKERLLLYGRYCSQVEAATKHLDKLSNAREDIRMKLEECSKRANSGRFSLRDLLMVPMQRVLKYHLLLQELLKHTTDSTEKENLRTALDAMRDLAQSVNEVKRDNEIIKQITTFQLSIENMTQSLALYGRPKIDGELKICSSEKRSKQDRYAFLFDKAVFICKKKSGETFELKEIIELHSYQIRDETTGEKDNKKWSYLFLLLDCYGRSGYDLFFKTRELKKKWLEQFEMALSNMSPENSTANNHDFQMYCFEETTSCKACSMLLRGIFFQGYRCTRCKMAAHKECLGRVPACGRNSDHSVSAKKNKAQRSSGHSSIGYPKMEVNQEYYGMPPPPVGFGQALHLSRGDVIELTRADAELPWWEGRNLTSGLMGWFPCQKVQPYLSVSTIQQPRPTQDLSGFNWFAGNMDRTAAKNLLMSRSDGTFLVRQKDGGEYAISIKFNMDIRHIKITSSEGLYRINDKKAFKDLVEMIQYYQQTSLKEYFKDLDTTLCIPFKQPEQSNLSDNMPNFTPGGSMRSFGVARARYDFSARDRSELSLREGDTIKILSKKGHSGWWKGEVYGRVGFFPANYVEEDYSDYC, from the exons ttcctGTGTTTAAAGAATATCCGGACATTCCTGGGAGTTTGTCAAGACAAGTTTCATCTGAAGAAGAATGAACTATTTGAAGCCTTTGATCTGTTTGATGTTCGGGACTTTGGAAAG GTCATAGATACGTTGTCCACCCTGTCTCATTCGTCCATTGCTGTCCAAAGAGGATTTCA GCCTTTCCCTTTAGAGGGATGCACTCTTGATGAGGAGATCTACAGCGGCCTGTCTGACCAGATAGA TGATACAGTGGACGAAGATGATGACTTGTACGACTTTGTGGAGGATGAGGAGAACGAAGGAGATGAGATCTATGAAGACTTGATGAGGACAGATGAACCGCCTGAAACT CAGAAAACTGGTGTGGACAAGAGAGAGTGCTGCCTGCAGGAGATCAGACAGACGGAAGAGAAATACTCAGAAACACTGCAATCTATACTACAG CACTTTATGAAGCCTCTTCAAAGGTTTCTCCAGGCACAAGACATTGAAAGTATCTTCATCAACATACAG gattTGGCTAAGACCCATTCTGAATTGCTAGAAGAAGTTCAGAACTCTATCCTAAATAATGGAGCCAGGAATCTGTTCCAGGTGTTTGTGAACTACAAGGAGAG GCTGTTACTGTACGGTCGTTACTGCAGTCAGGTGGAGGCAGCAACAAAACACCTTGACAAGCTTTCAAATGCGAGGGAGGATATCAGGATGAAACTGGAG gaGTGTTCAAAGAGAGCAAACAGTGGACGTTTTTCTCTACGAGATTTACTCATGGTCCCCATGCAGAGAGTCCTCAAATACCACCTGCTATTACAG GAGCTGTTAAAACACACCACTGACTCAACAGAGAAGGAGAACCTGCGAACAGCTCTAGATGCCATGAGA gaTCTGGCGCAGAGTGTGAATGAGGTGAAACGAGACAATGAGATCATCAAGCAAATCACCACCTTTCAGCTTTCCATAGAAAACATG ACTCAGTCTCTAGCTCTCTACGGTCGTCCCAAAATCGATGGGGAGCTAAAGATCTGCAGCTCAGAGAAAAGATCGAAACAGGACAG GTATGCGTTCCTCTTTGATAAAGCCGTGTTTATTTGTAAGAAGAAGAGTGGAGAAACTTTTGAGCTGAAGGAGATCATTGAACTACACAGCTACCAGATACGAGATGAAACcacaggagagaaggacaataAAAAG TGGTCCTATTTGTTCCTCTTGTTGGATTGCTACGGAAGGTCTGGCTATGATTTATTCTTCAAAACCagagaactgaagaaaaaatgGCTGGAACAGTTTGAGATGGCTCT GTCAAATATGAGTCCTGAGAACTCCACAGCAAATAACCATGACTTCCAGATGTACTGCTTTGAGGAAACTACCTCCTGCAAAGCTTGCTCAATGTTGTTAAG GGGGATATTTTTTCAGGGCTATCGCTGCACTCGCTGTAAGATGGCAGCGCATAAAGAGTGTTTAGGCAGAGTACCTGCCTGTGGACGAAACTCAG ATCATTCTGTTTCTGCAAAAAAG AATAAAGCTCAAAGGTCCTCTGGTCATTCCAGCATTG GATATCCTAAGATGGAGGTAAATCAGGAGTATTATGGCATGCCGCCGCCTCCTGTGGGCTTCGGCCAAGCGCTTCATCTCTCCAGAGGGGACGTCATTGAGCTGACCCGCGCTGACGCAGAGCTGCCCTGGTGGGAG GGAAGAAATCTAACCAGTGGTCTAATGGGATGGTTCCCTTGCCAAAAGGTTCAGCCCTACCTCTCTGTGAGTACAATCCAGCAGCCA AGGCCAACCCAAGACCTATCTGGCTTCAACTG GTTTGCGGGAAACATGGACCGCACAGCCGCCAAAAACCTATTAATGTCCCGCTCTGATGGTACCTTCCTCGTGCGGCAGAAAGATGGAGGAGAGTATGCTATCAGCATTAA GTTCAACATGGACATCAGACACATTAAGATCACCTCTAGTGAAGGTCTCTACCGCATCAACGACAAGAAGGCCTTCAAGGATCTAGTA GAGATGATTCAGTATTACCAGCAGACCTCATTGAAGGAGTACTTTAAGGACCTGGACACCACACTTTGTATACCTTTCAAACAACCGGAGCAAAGCAACCTGTCTGACAACATGCCCAATTTCACACCAG GGGGCAGCATGAGGAGCTTTGGCGTCGCAAGGGCCAGGTACGACTTCTCGGCCAGGGACCGCTCCGAGCTCTCGCTGCGGGAAGGAGACACCATCAAGATCCTTTCCAAGAAGGGTCACAGTGGCTGGTGGAAAGGAGAGGTGTACGGCCGG GTGGGGTTCTTTCCAGCCAACTATGTGGAGGAGGATTACTCTGACTACTGCTGA
- the LOC134628486 gene encoding proto-oncogene vav-like isoform X3 translates to MELWRQCAMWLIDCRVLPENHRVTLEGAQVCDLAQALRDGVLLCQLLNNLLPQAVNLREINLRPQMSQFLCLKNIRTFLGVCQDKFHLKKNELFEAFDLFDVRDFGKVIDTLSTLSHSSIAVQRGFQPFPLEGCTLDEEIYSGLSDQIDDTVDEDDDLYDFVEDEENEGDEIYEDLMRTDEPPETQQKTGVDKRECCLQEIRQTEEKYSETLQSILQHFMKPLQRFLQAQDIESIFINIQDLAKTHSELLEEVQNSILNNGARNLFQVFVNYKERLLLYGRYCSQVEAATKHLDKLSNAREDIRMKLEECSKRANSGRFSLRDLLMVPMQRVLKYHLLLQELLKHTTDSTEKENLRTALDAMRDLAQSVNEVKRDNEIIKQITTFQLSIENMTQSLALYGRPKIDGELKICSSEKRSKQDRYAFLFDKAVFICKKKSGETFELKEIIELHSYQIRDETTGEKDNKKWSYLFLLLDCYGRSGYDLFFKTRELKKKWLEQFEMALSNMSPENSTANNHDFQMYCFEETTSCKACSMLLRGIFFQGYRCTRCKMAAHKECLGRVPACGRNSDHSVSAKKNKAQRSSGHSSIGYPKMEVNQEYYGMPPPPVGFGQALHLSRGDVIELTRADAELPWWEGRNLTSGLMGWFPCQKVQPYLSRPTQDLSGFNWFAGNMDRTAAKNLLMSRSDGTFLVRQKDGGEYAISIKFNMDIRHIKITSSEGLYRINDKKAFKDLVEMIQYYQQTSLKEYFKDLDTTLCIPFKQPEQSNLSDNMPNFTPGGSMRSFGVARARYDFSARDRSELSLREGDTIKILSKKGHSGWWKGEVYGRVGFFPANYVEEDYSDYC, encoded by the exons ttcctGTGTTTAAAGAATATCCGGACATTCCTGGGAGTTTGTCAAGACAAGTTTCATCTGAAGAAGAATGAACTATTTGAAGCCTTTGATCTGTTTGATGTTCGGGACTTTGGAAAG GTCATAGATACGTTGTCCACCCTGTCTCATTCGTCCATTGCTGTCCAAAGAGGATTTCA GCCTTTCCCTTTAGAGGGATGCACTCTTGATGAGGAGATCTACAGCGGCCTGTCTGACCAGATAGA TGATACAGTGGACGAAGATGATGACTTGTACGACTTTGTGGAGGATGAGGAGAACGAAGGAGATGAGATCTATGAAGACTTGATGAGGACAGATGAACCGCCTGAAACT CAGCAGAAAACTGGTGTGGACAAGAGAGAGTGCTGCCTGCAGGAGATCAGACAGACGGAAGAGAAATACTCAGAAACACTGCAATCTATACTACAG CACTTTATGAAGCCTCTTCAAAGGTTTCTCCAGGCACAAGACATTGAAAGTATCTTCATCAACATACAG gattTGGCTAAGACCCATTCTGAATTGCTAGAAGAAGTTCAGAACTCTATCCTAAATAATGGAGCCAGGAATCTGTTCCAGGTGTTTGTGAACTACAAGGAGAG GCTGTTACTGTACGGTCGTTACTGCAGTCAGGTGGAGGCAGCAACAAAACACCTTGACAAGCTTTCAAATGCGAGGGAGGATATCAGGATGAAACTGGAG gaGTGTTCAAAGAGAGCAAACAGTGGACGTTTTTCTCTACGAGATTTACTCATGGTCCCCATGCAGAGAGTCCTCAAATACCACCTGCTATTACAG GAGCTGTTAAAACACACCACTGACTCAACAGAGAAGGAGAACCTGCGAACAGCTCTAGATGCCATGAGA gaTCTGGCGCAGAGTGTGAATGAGGTGAAACGAGACAATGAGATCATCAAGCAAATCACCACCTTTCAGCTTTCCATAGAAAACATG ACTCAGTCTCTAGCTCTCTACGGTCGTCCCAAAATCGATGGGGAGCTAAAGATCTGCAGCTCAGAGAAAAGATCGAAACAGGACAG GTATGCGTTCCTCTTTGATAAAGCCGTGTTTATTTGTAAGAAGAAGAGTGGAGAAACTTTTGAGCTGAAGGAGATCATTGAACTACACAGCTACCAGATACGAGATGAAACcacaggagagaaggacaataAAAAG TGGTCCTATTTGTTCCTCTTGTTGGATTGCTACGGAAGGTCTGGCTATGATTTATTCTTCAAAACCagagaactgaagaaaaaatgGCTGGAACAGTTTGAGATGGCTCT GTCAAATATGAGTCCTGAGAACTCCACAGCAAATAACCATGACTTCCAGATGTACTGCTTTGAGGAAACTACCTCCTGCAAAGCTTGCTCAATGTTGTTAAG GGGGATATTTTTTCAGGGCTATCGCTGCACTCGCTGTAAGATGGCAGCGCATAAAGAGTGTTTAGGCAGAGTACCTGCCTGTGGACGAAACTCAG ATCATTCTGTTTCTGCAAAAAAG AATAAAGCTCAAAGGTCCTCTGGTCATTCCAGCATTG GATATCCTAAGATGGAGGTAAATCAGGAGTATTATGGCATGCCGCCGCCTCCTGTGGGCTTCGGCCAAGCGCTTCATCTCTCCAGAGGGGACGTCATTGAGCTGACCCGCGCTGACGCAGAGCTGCCCTGGTGGGAG GGAAGAAATCTAACCAGTGGTCTAATGGGATGGTTCCCTTGCCAAAAGGTTCAGCCCTACCTCTCT AGGCCAACCCAAGACCTATCTGGCTTCAACTG GTTTGCGGGAAACATGGACCGCACAGCCGCCAAAAACCTATTAATGTCCCGCTCTGATGGTACCTTCCTCGTGCGGCAGAAAGATGGAGGAGAGTATGCTATCAGCATTAA GTTCAACATGGACATCAGACACATTAAGATCACCTCTAGTGAAGGTCTCTACCGCATCAACGACAAGAAGGCCTTCAAGGATCTAGTA GAGATGATTCAGTATTACCAGCAGACCTCATTGAAGGAGTACTTTAAGGACCTGGACACCACACTTTGTATACCTTTCAAACAACCGGAGCAAAGCAACCTGTCTGACAACATGCCCAATTTCACACCAG GGGGCAGCATGAGGAGCTTTGGCGTCGCAAGGGCCAGGTACGACTTCTCGGCCAGGGACCGCTCCGAGCTCTCGCTGCGGGAAGGAGACACCATCAAGATCCTTTCCAAGAAGGGTCACAGTGGCTGGTGGAAAGGAGAGGTGTACGGCCGG GTGGGGTTCTTTCCAGCCAACTATGTGGAGGAGGATTACTCTGACTACTGCTGA